One part of the Lycium ferocissimum isolate CSIRO_LF1 chromosome 8, AGI_CSIRO_Lferr_CH_V1, whole genome shotgun sequence genome encodes these proteins:
- the LOC132067652 gene encoding rust resistance kinase Lr10-like, with the protein MYVLRLFHIHYAFKLKCRTTEFISSLPLLEIGLIMAFTSFVCLFLIFYLVQTKGNSNSTCPKSFSCGNNTDIRFPFTLSTQPECGIMPMSGCDAKPFPRIQLLPGGDWYYALGEEYSSTVQLGDPKLQTILRENKCQAFNKNISLPNSPSISFILLIVNIHNFFKCNSASSSTPNNTQKNDHFAGYKMYNGCKGFSIYYKLPGDDDKGNQAGNLPASCSLIQLPIDSISDGGDVFKMLSTSFVVEWKLSEDCFQCHYSGGQCKTDKTNKFRCTNPNNPHAQDPKTTRRKFKLVLGAGTGLFTVGLSILLFYFREKILGYKYLRFWESNAEDHQNIEAFLKNYGSYAPKRYSYSEVKRITGNFKNKLGQGGYGYVYKGTLHNGSHVAVKVLNRLKGNGEEFINEVASISRTSHVNVVSLVGLCFEGRKRALVYEFMPNGSLEKFIYEERSNTVRQLDWPILYKIALGIARGLEYLHRGCTTRILHFDIKPHNILLDEDFCPKISDFGLAKLCVKKESIVSMLGARGTIGYIAPEIVCRNLGGVSHKSDVYSYGMMVLEMVGGRKNVDVGVERTSEIYFPHWLYRRIELDEELQLIGIMNEEEKECARKMVMVSLWCIQTDPSNRPSISKVVEMLEGNQNSMQIPPKPYLYFSSGSEVDSSVVELA; encoded by the exons ATGTACGTTCTACGACTTTTCCACATCCACTATGCTTTTAAACTCAAGTGCAGAACAACTGAGTTCATATCTAGTCTTCCTCTTCTTGAGATAGGACTCATTATGGCTTTCACATCTTTTGTATGCCTTTTTCTGATCTTTTACTTAGTTCAGACGAAGGGCAATAGTAattcaacttgtccaaagtccTTTTCATGTGGGAATAATACTGACATACGCTTTCCTTTCACTCTTTCCACACAACCTGAATGTGGAATAATGCCCATGTCTGGTTGTGATGCCAAACCATTTCCAAGAATCCAACTGCTTCCTGGAGGAGATTGGTACTATGCTTTAGGCGAGGAGTATAGTTCTACAGTTCAGCTCGGGGACCCCAAGCTTCAAACTATATTGAGGGAAAATAAGTGTCAAGCTTTTAACAAAAATATCTCCCTTCCAAACTCTCCTTCTATTTCTTTCATACTCCTCATAGTGAATATTCACAACTTCTTTAAATGCAACAGCGCTAGCAGTAGCACCCCAAACAATACCCAGAAGAATGATCATTTTGCTGGTTATAAAATGTATAATGGCTGTAAAGGCTTTAGCATATACTACAAGCTTCCCGGAGATGACGATAAAGGCAATCAAGCGGGCAATCTTCCTGCCAGCTGTTCACTTATCCAATTGCCAATTGACTCAATATCAGATGGTGGTGATGTGTTCAAAATGTTAAGTACCTCTTTTGTAGTAGAATGGAAACTGTCTGAGGACTGTTTCCAATGTCACTATAGCGGAGGTCAATGCAAGACTGATAAAACCAACAAATTTCGGTGTACAAACCCAAATAATCCACATGCTCAAG ATCCAAAAACAACTAGAAGAAAGTTCAAACTGGTTCTGGGAGCAG GTACAGGTTTGTTTACTGTTGGACTGTCGATTCTACTCTTCTACTTCAGAGAAAAGATTTTGGGGTACAAGTACCTCAGGTTTTGGGAATCTAATGCTGAGGATCACCAAAATATTGAAGCATTTTTAAAGAACTATGGGTCATATGCTCCAAAAAGATACAGCTATTCAGAAGTCAAAAGAATCACCGGTAACTTCAAAAACAAACTAGGTCAAGGAGGATATGGTTATGTGTACAAAGGAACTCTGCATAATGGAAGTCATGTGGCTGTAAAGGTCCTGAATCGACTAAAAGGCAATGGTGAAGAGTTCATTAACGAGGTGGCAAGTATTAGCAGGACATCACATGTTAACGTCGTGAGCCTTGTGGGATTGTGCTTTGAGGGACGCAAAAGAGCTCTCGTGTATGAATTCATGCCAAATGGATCTCTTGAAAAATTTATCTATGAGGAAAGATCAAACACAGTTCGCCAGTTGGATTGGCCAATATTGTACAAAATTGCATTAGGCATTGCTCGAGGATTGGAGTACTTGCATCGTGGTTGTACCACTCGGATTTTGCATTTtgatataaagcctcataataTACTgcttgatgaagatttttgtccTAAGATCTCTGACTTTGGTCTTGCCAAGCTGTGCGTGAAAAAGGAGAGCATTGTGTCAATGTTAGGTGCACGAGGGACTATTGGTTATATTGCTCCAGAAATTGTTTGCAGAAACTTGGGAGGTGTCTCTCACAAGTCTGACGTCTATAGCTACGGAATGATGGTTCTAGAAATGGTTGGAGGAAGAAAAAATGTTGATGTCGGAGTTGAACGCACGAGTGAAATCTACTTTCCACATTGGCTCTATCGACGAATTGAGCTAGATGAAGAGCTTCAATTAATTGGGATAATGAATGAAGAGGAGAAAGAATGTGCAAGAAAGATGGTGATGGTGAGCTTATGGTGCATACAGACTGATCCCTCAAATCGACCATCCATAAGCAAGGTTGTGGAAATGTTAGAAGGAAACCAAAACTCTATGCAAATTCCTCCCAAGCCTTACCTATATTTTTCCTCAGGATCAGAGGTAGATTCATCAGTAGTAGAACTGGCCTAG